The Nocardia arthritidis genome has a window encoding:
- a CDS encoding alpha/beta fold hydrolase, translating into MSSPIARRAADFDGHRSTVSADDGVPISVRTFGATDASRTVVFVHGHCLRTESWTFLRDQLLRQWGDDTRMVFYDHRGHGESGVAHPSTYTIDQLAGDLDTVLRAIAPTGPIILVGHSMGAMVVLAYARLFPAAVGTRIAGVALIAGAANGLTEVGLGRFLNRYAVHSLQLAVTRAPRVMQASKRLSRKIFEPIMREATFGTRKVSPRMIAVATAMLNETPLLTMSSFLASLRAFDETATLHRLGAIPALVLAGSADIVVPFAHSVVLASQLTGAELVRIEGAGHSVILERAEEVALSIVALVDRALTTLAGPEYAAAG; encoded by the coding sequence ATGTCCTCGCCCATCGCCCGCCGCGCCGCCGATTTCGACGGCCACCGCAGCACGGTGTCGGCCGATGACGGTGTCCCGATCTCGGTACGCACCTTCGGCGCCACCGACGCATCCCGCACCGTCGTCTTCGTACACGGCCACTGCCTGCGCACCGAATCCTGGACCTTCCTGCGCGATCAACTGCTGCGCCAGTGGGGCGACGACACCAGGATGGTCTTCTACGACCACCGCGGGCACGGCGAATCCGGTGTCGCGCACCCGTCCACGTACACCATCGACCAACTGGCGGGCGACCTGGACACCGTGCTGCGCGCGATCGCGCCCACCGGACCGATCATCTTGGTCGGCCATTCCATGGGCGCGATGGTCGTGCTCGCATACGCCCGGCTGTTCCCGGCCGCGGTCGGCACCCGCATCGCCGGTGTCGCGCTGATCGCGGGCGCCGCGAACGGGCTCACCGAGGTCGGCCTCGGCCGCTTCCTGAACCGCTACGCGGTGCATTCGCTGCAGCTCGCGGTGACCAGGGCGCCGCGCGTGATGCAGGCGTCGAAACGGTTGTCCCGCAAGATCTTCGAGCCGATCATGCGGGAGGCCACCTTCGGCACCCGCAAGGTGAGCCCGCGGATGATCGCGGTGGCGACGGCCATGCTGAACGAGACGCCGCTGCTCACCATGTCCAGCTTCCTCGCATCGCTGCGCGCCTTCGACGAGACCGCGACGCTGCACCGGCTCGGCGCCATCCCGGCGCTGGTGCTGGCCGGATCCGCCGACATCGTCGTGCCGTTCGCGCATTCGGTGGTGCTGGCCTCGCAGCTGACGGGCGCGGAACTGGTGCGGATCGAGGGCGCCGGGCACAGCGTGATCCTGGAGCGCGCCGAGGAGGTGGCGCTGTCCATCGTCGCGCTCGTCGACCGGGCGTTGACGACGCTGGCCGGTCCGGAGTACGCGGCCGCCGGTTGA
- a CDS encoding fumarate reductase/succinate dehydrogenase flavoprotein subunit, which yields MPEVERHKYDVVVIGAGGAGLRAVIEAREHGLSVAVVCKSLFGKAHTVMAEGGCAASMGNANEKDSWQTHFKDTMRGGKFLNNWRMAELHAQEAPDRVWELETYGALFDRTADGRISQRNFGGHTYPRLAHVGDRTGLEIIRTMQQKIVSLQQEDHAETGDYESRIKVFAECTITELLKDGDRISGAFGYWRESGRFVLFESPAIVLATGGIGKSYKVTSNSWEYTGDGHALALRAGATLINMEFLQFHPTGMVWPPSVKGILVTEGVRGDGGVLKNSEGKRFMFDYIPAVFKGQYAETEAEADQWLKDNDSARRTPDLLPRDEVARAINSEVKAGRGTEHGGVFLDIASRLPAEEIRRRLPSMHHQFKELADVDITKEPMEVGPTCHYVMGGIEVNPDTGAATVPGLFAAGECSGGMHGSNRLGGNSLSDLLVFGRRAGLGAATYVEQLSERPTVSDADIDAAAKSAVAPFDPPSVGSGENPYTLHTDLQQAMNDLVGIIRKEHELQQAVEKLTELRSRFATVTVEGHRQFNPGWHLALDLRNMLLVSECVAQAALLRTESRGGHTRDDHPSMDADWRNKLLVCSIDPATAKNPVPDVRVVPQDQVPMREDLLALFDLGELEKYYTPAELAGHPASSGAATEGEA from the coding sequence ATGCCAGAAGTGGAACGGCACAAGTACGACGTCGTCGTGATCGGGGCCGGCGGCGCCGGTCTGCGCGCGGTGATCGAGGCCAGGGAACACGGACTTTCCGTCGCGGTGGTGTGCAAATCGCTGTTCGGTAAGGCACACACCGTGATGGCCGAGGGCGGCTGCGCCGCCTCGATGGGCAATGCCAACGAAAAGGACAGTTGGCAAACCCATTTCAAGGACACCATGCGCGGCGGCAAATTCCTCAACAACTGGCGCATGGCCGAACTGCATGCGCAGGAGGCGCCGGACCGGGTGTGGGAGCTGGAAACCTATGGGGCGCTGTTCGATCGGACGGCCGACGGCCGGATCAGCCAGCGCAACTTCGGCGGCCACACCTATCCGCGGCTCGCACACGTCGGCGACCGCACCGGCCTGGAGATCATCCGCACCATGCAGCAGAAGATCGTCTCGCTGCAGCAGGAGGATCACGCGGAGACCGGCGATTACGAGTCGCGCATCAAGGTTTTCGCCGAATGCACCATCACCGAACTGCTCAAGGACGGCGACCGGATCTCCGGCGCGTTCGGCTACTGGCGGGAATCGGGCCGGTTCGTGCTGTTCGAGTCGCCCGCAATCGTTTTGGCGACCGGCGGCATCGGCAAGTCGTACAAGGTGACCTCCAATTCCTGGGAGTACACCGGCGACGGTCACGCGCTCGCGCTGCGGGCCGGGGCGACGCTGATCAACATGGAGTTCCTGCAGTTCCATCCGACCGGCATGGTGTGGCCGCCCAGCGTGAAGGGCATCCTGGTCACCGAGGGTGTGCGCGGTGACGGCGGGGTGCTGAAGAACTCCGAGGGCAAGCGGTTCATGTTCGACTACATCCCCGCGGTGTTCAAGGGTCAGTACGCGGAGACCGAGGCCGAGGCCGATCAGTGGCTGAAGGATAACGATTCCGCGCGCCGCACCCCGGATCTGCTGCCCCGCGACGAGGTGGCGCGGGCGATCAACTCGGAGGTGAAGGCCGGGCGCGGCACCGAACACGGTGGCGTATTCCTGGATATCGCCTCCCGGCTGCCCGCCGAGGAGATCCGGCGGCGGCTGCCCTCGATGCACCATCAGTTCAAAGAGCTTGCCGACGTCGACATTACGAAGGAGCCGATGGAGGTCGGCCCCACCTGCCACTACGTGATGGGCGGTATCGAGGTGAATCCGGATACCGGAGCCGCCACGGTGCCGGGGCTTTTCGCGGCGGGCGAATGTTCCGGCGGTATGCACGGGTCGAATCGCCTTGGTGGAAACTCGCTTTCGGATCTGCTCGTCTTCGGTAGACGTGCGGGGCTCGGCGCGGCGACCTATGTGGAGCAGCTGTCCGAGCGCCCGACGGTGTCCGATGCCGATATCGATGCGGCCGCGAAATCCGCTGTCGCACCGTTCGATCCGCCGAGTGTCGGATCCGGCGAGAATCCCTACACCCTGCACACCGATCTGCAGCAGGCGATGAACGATCTGGTCGGCATCATCCGCAAGGAGCACGAACTGCAGCAGGCCGTCGAGAAGCTCACCGAGCTGCGCAGCCGCTTCGCCACCGTGACGGTCGAGGGGCACCGGCAGTTCAACCCCGGCTGGCATCTCGCCCTCGATCTGCGAAATATGTTGCTGGTCAGCGAATGTGTCGCGCAGGCGGCCCTGCTGCGGACGGAGAGCCGCGGCGGGCACACCCGCGACGATCATCCGTCCATGGATGCCGACTGGCGCAACAAGCTGCTGGTGTGCTCGATCGATCCGGCGACCGCGAAGAATCCGGTACCCGATGTGCGGGTGGTCCCGCAGGACCAGGTGCCGATGCGCGAAGACCTGCTCGCCCTGTTCGACCTGGGCGAGCTCGAAAAGTATTACACCCCCGCCGAACTCGCCGGACATCCGGCCAGCTCCGGCGCGGCCACGGAAGGTGAGGCGTGA
- a CDS encoding succinate dehydrogenase/fumarate reductase iron-sulfur subunit translates to MGYDAKFRVWRGDLDGGALQDYTVQVNEGEVVLDVIHRLQATQTPDLAVRWNCKAGKCGSCSAEVNGRPRLLCMTRMSTFTQDELITVTPMRTFPVIKDLVTDVSFNYEKAREIPSFTPSPDLKPGDYRMRQVDVERSQEFRKCIECFLCQNTCHVVRDHEDNKHAFAGPRYLMRIAELEMHPLDVADRRQQAQEQHGLGYCNITKCCTEVCPEHIKITDNALIPLKERVVDRQYDPVVWLGNKLFRR, encoded by the coding sequence ATGGGTTACGACGCCAAATTCCGCGTATGGCGCGGCGACCTGGACGGCGGCGCGCTGCAGGATTACACGGTGCAGGTGAACGAGGGCGAGGTGGTCCTCGACGTCATCCATCGCCTACAGGCGACCCAGACCCCCGATCTGGCGGTGCGCTGGAATTGCAAAGCGGGCAAATGCGGTTCGTGTTCGGCCGAGGTGAACGGGCGACCGCGGCTGCTCTGCATGACCCGCATGTCCACCTTCACCCAGGACGAGCTGATCACGGTGACGCCGATGCGCACCTTCCCGGTGATCAAGGACCTGGTGACCGACGTATCCTTCAACTACGAAAAGGCAAGGGAGATACCGTCGTTCACGCCGTCGCCGGATCTCAAACCCGGTGACTACCGGATGCGGCAGGTCGATGTGGAGCGCTCGCAGGAGTTCCGCAAGTGCATCGAATGCTTCCTGTGCCAGAACACCTGTCACGTGGTGCGCGACCATGAGGACAATAAGCACGCGTTCGCGGGGCCGAGGTACCTCATGCGGATCGCCGAGTTGGAGATGCATCCGCTCGATGTGGCCGACCGGCGCCAGCAGGCCCAGGAGCAGCACGGGCTCGGCTACTGCAATATCACCAAGTGCTGCACCGAGGTGTGCCCGGAACACATCAAGATCACCGACAATGCCCTGATCCCGCTGAAGGAGCGGGTGGTGGACCGCCAGTACGACCCGGTGGTCTGGTTGGGTAACAAGCTGTTCCGCCGCTGA
- a CDS encoding DUF397 domain-containing protein: MSVNKGAAVDLTNAVWQRAGDGAGKDSVEVAMLADGHVGLRDGKNPDGPALIFTPGEWAAFIAGVQDGEFDRPGK; encoded by the coding sequence ATGAGTGTCAACAAGGGCGCCGCTGTCGACCTGACCAATGCCGTGTGGCAGCGGGCGGGCGATGGGGCCGGTAAGGACAGCGTCGAGGTGGCCATGCTCGCGGACGGTCACGTCGGCCTACGGGACGGGAAGAATCCGGACGGACCAGCGCTGATCTTCACGCCGGGCGAGTGGGCCGCGTTCATCGCGGGCGTACAGGACGGTGAGTTCGACCGTCCCGGCAAGTAG
- a CDS encoding DUF397 domain-containing protein: MNSELAQANWFKSTRSGASKDCVEVAFLSGDRVGVRDSKNPAGPALVFDRGEWDTFTAAVAGGAI, from the coding sequence ATGAACAGTGAACTGGCCCAGGCAAATTGGTTCAAGAGCACACGCAGCGGAGCCTCCAAGGACTGTGTGGAGGTCGCGTTCCTCTCCGGCGATCGCGTCGGAGTGCGCGATAGCAAGAACCCCGCCGGGCCGGCGCTAGTGTTCGACAGAGGAGAGTGGGATACGTTCACCGCTGCCGTCGCCGGTGGCGCGATCTGA
- a CDS encoding helix-turn-helix domain-containing protein codes for MSPRSAKAAKNSDDEGDDSASSTLPRRQLGRYLRDWRTQAGLTIAEASRLMEWGASTLQRLEKGQADRIRTIDVQELCRIYGIPEPVTDGLKGLALQAAVKSWWHAYGDLIPENFDVYVGLEASAKQLTAYQSELVLGQLQTADYARALIRLGKPEESEPEVERRVQLRMQRQSLITRKASPANVDVVLDESVLRRVVGGVKVMAAQLRHLADLSTRPNITLRILPFAAGIPLGDSTGPFTVLCFGTDSKGQPVEPPVVYVEGFTGDLYLERLADVRRYHLAHECLRRCALDIQESRHLLRQLAKEYVA; via the coding sequence GTGTCACCGAGATCGGCGAAAGCGGCGAAGAATTCGGACGACGAGGGCGACGATAGCGCGTCATCGACGCTGCCGCGCAGACAGCTCGGCAGGTATCTACGCGACTGGCGCACCCAGGCCGGACTCACCATCGCCGAGGCGTCGCGCCTGATGGAGTGGGGCGCGAGCACTTTGCAGCGGCTGGAGAAGGGTCAGGCGGACCGCATCCGCACCATCGACGTGCAGGAGTTGTGCCGCATCTACGGCATACCCGAGCCGGTCACCGATGGGCTGAAAGGCCTTGCGCTGCAGGCGGCGGTGAAGAGCTGGTGGCACGCCTACGGTGACCTGATTCCGGAAAACTTCGACGTCTACGTGGGTTTGGAGGCCTCGGCCAAGCAGCTCACCGCCTACCAGTCCGAACTCGTGCTCGGCCAGTTGCAGACCGCCGATTACGCGCGGGCGCTGATCCGGCTCGGCAAGCCGGAGGAGTCCGAGCCCGAGGTGGAGCGCAGGGTGCAGCTGCGGATGCAGCGGCAGTCACTGATCACCCGCAAGGCCTCGCCCGCGAATGTCGATGTGGTGCTTGATGAATCGGTATTGCGGCGGGTAGTGGGTGGCGTGAAGGTGATGGCGGCGCAGCTACGCCATCTCGCCGATTTGAGCACCAGGCCCAACATCACTTTGCGTATCCTGCCGTTCGCGGCCGGTATACCCCTCGGGGATTCGACCGGACCGTTCACCGTCCTGTGTTTCGGGACAGACAGCAAAGGGCAGCCTGTAGAGCCACCGGTGGTCTATGTCGAGGGCTTCACCGGGGATCTCTACCTGGAGAGGCTGGCCGATGTCCGGCGTTACCATCTGGCGCACGAGTGCCTGCGGCGCTGTGCGTTGGATATTCAGGAGAGCAGACATCTGCTCCGGCAGCTGGCGAAGGAGTATGTTGCATGA
- a CDS encoding DNA-3-methyladenine glycosylase family protein, whose translation MRRRITADRPIDLAATVAPLGRGTGDPCHRVTGDGAHWHASRMPTGPVTYRLRQQDRRTIDAAAWGAGAAEFLDRLDHMLCLDEDVSGFAPVHPKLVDANRRFPGLRMLRTGLVFEALVPAVLEQKVHTVSARASWRKLVRQFGTPAPGPAPDGLLLPPDAETWRRIPSWTYHRANVGPQRAQTIVRAARIASSLEKTADLAPAEAARRLCGVPGIGVWTAAEIAQRAYGDADALSVGDYHLADIIGWTLLGHPIDDDEMVEYLEPLRPHRYRAVRLLEVSGHAHKPKFGPRTPLTDHTWH comes from the coding sequence ATGCGTCGCCGCATCACCGCGGACCGCCCGATCGATCTCGCCGCGACCGTGGCCCCGCTCGGCCGTGGCACCGGCGATCCATGCCATCGGGTGACCGGCGACGGCGCGCACTGGCACGCCTCGCGAATGCCGACCGGCCCGGTCACCTATCGCCTGCGGCAGCAGGATCGGCGAACGATCGACGCCGCGGCCTGGGGTGCGGGCGCCGCCGAATTCCTGGACCGGTTGGATCACATGCTGTGTCTCGACGAGGACGTATCCGGTTTCGCCCCGGTGCATCCCAAGCTCGTCGACGCCAACCGCCGCTTTCCCGGCCTGCGCATGCTGCGCACCGGTCTGGTGTTCGAGGCGCTGGTCCCGGCCGTGCTGGAACAGAAGGTGCACACCGTATCCGCCCGGGCCTCGTGGCGAAAACTGGTGCGCCAGTTCGGCACTCCGGCACCGGGCCCGGCGCCCGACGGCCTGCTGCTGCCGCCGGACGCCGAGACCTGGCGCCGCATTCCGTCCTGGACGTATCACCGCGCGAATGTCGGACCGCAGCGGGCCCAGACCATTGTCCGGGCGGCGCGGATCGCGAGCTCGCTGGAGAAAACCGCGGATCTGGCTCCGGCCGAGGCGGCCCGGCGCCTGTGCGGCGTGCCGGGCATCGGGGTGTGGACCGCCGCCGAGATCGCCCAGCGCGCCTACGGCGACGCCGACGCGCTCTCGGTGGGTGACTACCACCTGGCCGACATCATCGGCTGGACCCTGCTCGGCCACCCCATCGACGATGACGAGATGGTCGAGTATCTGGAACCGCTACGGCCACACCGCTATCGGGCCGTGCGGCTGCTCGAGGTCAGTGGCCACGCGCACAAACCGAAATTCGGCCCACGCACCCCGCTCACCGACCACACCTGGCACTGA
- a CDS encoding DUF3887 domain-containing protein produces the protein MPRESTRTDLVEHAVALLGAWREGRWAEVRRDFDDTALREITEDRLADAWATVVGLVGRYEGMGAPFTRRTGAHIMAYVPMQFEGGEMTGRVFYDENAKVTGLFIRPPEAV, from the coding sequence ATGCCGAGGGAATCCACCCGAACCGACCTCGTCGAACACGCGGTGGCGCTGCTCGGCGCGTGGCGCGAGGGCCGGTGGGCGGAGGTCCGCAGGGATTTCGACGACACCGCGCTGCGCGAGATCACCGAGGACCGGCTCGCGGACGCCTGGGCGACGGTCGTCGGACTGGTCGGCCGGTACGAGGGAATGGGCGCGCCGTTCACCAGACGCACGGGCGCGCACATCATGGCTTACGTACCAATGCAATTCGAGGGCGGGGAGATGACAGGGCGAGTGTTCTACGACGAGAACGCCAAGGTCACCGGGCTGTTCATCAGACCTCCCGAGGCCGTATAG
- a CDS encoding serine hydrolase, protein MGNTRRAKRIRRIGAACALAACLLLTPATSATAAPPSAQDQLSWFVGASARAPIPESEVTEHLSAAALSAVGGADGFNKALVHVGKLTEQPGAQASPTAVSALLDSADGTRLTVLSVDSAGLITMLQLAPIAKRWAEIDDELRASAPEASFAAAEIDSNGCRLIHGVNPDTARPLGSAFKLYVLGALEQAVADHRLNWSDQLALNEDWKSLPSGVLQDRPAGTRLSLQEYANYMISISDNTATDHLIHTIGRDAVAAQLSRFGNADPQRSLPFLTTREIFALKGNSYPTAANAYLALPQPLRAAALPALDAVPRDRIAIWQRPENIDTLEWFASPNDICRAYTGLWQANSQPDGGGIGTALSINNSGIALPTSQYPTVWYKGGSEPGVLTLNYLARTAGGKVLVASVMLSDQQAELPATTTLNAVGIAHAAIRLADQEAAR, encoded by the coding sequence ATGGGAAATACACGTCGGGCCAAGCGGATTCGGCGGATCGGCGCGGCCTGCGCGCTCGCCGCCTGCCTGCTGCTGACGCCGGCGACGAGCGCGACCGCCGCACCGCCGTCCGCACAAGACCAGCTGAGCTGGTTCGTGGGCGCGTCGGCGCGTGCCCCGATTCCGGAATCCGAAGTCACCGAACATCTGTCCGCCGCGGCGCTGTCCGCGGTCGGCGGGGCCGACGGTTTCAACAAGGCGCTCGTCCACGTCGGCAAACTCACCGAACAGCCAGGGGCACAGGCGAGTCCGACCGCGGTATCGGCCCTGCTCGATTCCGCCGACGGCACCCGGCTGACGGTGCTCTCCGTCGACTCGGCGGGTTTGATCACGATGCTGCAGCTGGCGCCGATCGCCAAGAGGTGGGCCGAGATCGATGACGAACTCCGCGCCTCGGCGCCGGAGGCATCGTTCGCCGCGGCCGAGATCGACTCGAACGGTTGCCGCCTGATCCACGGCGTCAACCCGGACACTGCCCGGCCACTCGGTTCGGCCTTCAAGCTGTACGTGCTCGGCGCGCTCGAGCAGGCGGTCGCCGACCACCGGCTGAATTGGTCCGATCAGCTGGCGCTGAACGAGGACTGGAAGAGCTTGCCGTCCGGCGTATTACAGGATCGCCCCGCGGGCACGCGGCTGAGCCTGCAGGAGTACGCCAATTACATGATCTCGATCAGTGACAACACCGCCACCGATCACCTGATCCACACCATCGGCCGGGATGCGGTCGCCGCGCAGCTGTCCCGCTTCGGCAATGCCGATCCGCAGCGCAGCCTGCCGTTCCTGACCACCAGGGAGATCTTCGCGCTCAAGGGCAATTCCTACCCGACCGCCGCGAACGCGTATCTGGCGCTGCCGCAACCGCTGCGCGCCGCCGCACTGCCCGCGCTCGATGCCGTGCCCAGGGACCGGATAGCCATCTGGCAGCGGCCGGAGAATATCGACACACTGGAGTGGTTCGCCTCGCCGAACGATATCTGCCGGGCGTATACCGGTCTGTGGCAAGCGAATTCGCAGCCAGATGGTGGCGGGATCGGGACCGCGCTCTCGATCAACAACAGTGGTATCGCGCTGCCGACATCGCAGTACCCGACGGTGTGGTACAAGGGCGGTTCCGAGCCCGGCGTGCTGACCCTCAACTATCTCGCGCGGACCGCCGGCGGGAAGGTACTGGTCGCCAGCGTGATGCTGTCCGACCAGCAGGCGGAGCTGCCCGCGACCACGACGCTGAACGCGGTCGGTATCGCGCACGCCGCGATCCGGCTCGCCGACCAGGAGGCCGCGCGCTGA